One part of the Vicia villosa cultivar HV-30 ecotype Madison, WI unplaced genomic scaffold, Vvil1.0 ctg.001376F_1_1, whole genome shotgun sequence genome encodes these proteins:
- the LOC131634893 gene encoding uncharacterized protein LOC131634893: MRRFLVSRTSIEKVNVKQPDVEVEETPSNVANDFNPNEIVCDPGCRKQIHEYAPDIQDQVRRAYILKGPTQPDLARFPRTQYGKKSRAFCKAWYKNYTWIEYSESKDATYCFYCFLFKPPGRAEHFGYEVFNKDEFKDWKHASKGFKDLIGSHDSKHNSCVKHYDDYNKQRQSLTSIFARATRESEELYKIRLTCSLDCTRYLLAQGNAFRGHDEISTSLNKVNFREMVDWVKSNDEKDAFDRGPKNCTMTSGDIQKELATCCAHEVTKVIM; encoded by the coding sequence ATGAGGAGGTTTTTGGTTTCTAGAACAAGTATTGAGAAAGTGAATGTTAAGCAACCGGATGTCGAAGTAGAAGAAACGCCATCTAATGTGGCCAATGATTTTAATCCAAATGAGATTGTGTGTGATCCAGGATGTAGGAAACAAATTCATGAGTATGCTCCGGATATTCAAGACCAAGTGAGGAGGGCATATATATTGAAGGGTCCAACGCAACCAGATTTAGCAAGATTTCCTCGTACTCAATATGGGAAGAAATCAAGAGCATTTTGTAAAGCATGGTATAAGAATTATACATGGATTGAATACAGTGAGTCGAAGGATGCAACttattgtttttattgctttctctTTAAGCCGCCCGGGAGGGCCGAACACTTTGGTTATGAAGTCTTCAACAAAGACGAATTTAAGGATTGGAAGCATGCATCTAAAGGCTTTAAAGATCTTATTGGTAGTCATGATAGTAAGCACAACTCATGTGTGAAGCACTATGATGATTATAATAAACAAAGACAAAGTTTGACAAGTATCTTTGCTAGAGCAACTAGGGAATCAGAAGAATTGTATAAGATCCGTTTAACTTGTTCTTTAGATTGTACTAGATATCTCTTAGCACAAGGCAATGCTTTTCGTGGCCATGATGAAATCTCTACTTCTCTAAACAAGGTAAATTTTAGAGAGATGGTGGATTGGGTAAAATCTAATGATGAAAAAGATGCTTTTGATCGTGGTCCAAAAAATTGCACTATGACTTCCGGTGACATTCAAAAGGAGCTTGCAACGTGTTGTGCACATGAAGTTACGAAGGTGATTATGTAA